In Miscanthus floridulus cultivar M001 chromosome 5, ASM1932011v1, whole genome shotgun sequence, one genomic interval encodes:
- the LOC136450848 gene encoding zinc finger protein STOP1 homolog: MEGRMTSLEAAMKASSSMASNMARNADPDQQTLRPNSVEQFYFPRPGQSLPGIPPFFGPPSSSLYLPNDNEAKFGNQFESNPSQNTDWDPQAIVSNLTFLEQKIKQVKDIVQSMNNRENQVAGGSSELAAKQQLITADLTSIIIQLISTAGSLLPSMKNPLLSSNPAVRQLGNTLGSPMGFGMNANQRPSVDSKTDIPDTGKTSDYDELMNSLNTAQDERDELIKCPNPCGGEGSELTPVEDHDVKESDDGGEGENLPPGSYVVLQLEKEEILAPHTHFCLICGKGFKRDANLRMHMRGHGDEYKTSAALAKPTKDSGADHAPVTRYSCPFVGCKRNKEHKKFQPLKTILCVKNHYKRSHCDKRYTCSRCNTKKFSVIADLKTHEKHCGRDKWLCSCGTTFSRKDKLFGHVALFQGHTPALPMEDVKVSEASEQPQDCEPLNEMARSMVYSFPSSDGISNLDMKMADDVRGYFSPLNFDPCFGALDDFTRPGFDISENPFSFLPSGSCSYGQQNGDS; the protein is encoded by the coding sequence ATGGAAGGCAGGATGACAAGTTTGGAAGCCGCCATGAAAGCTTCTTCGTCGATGGCAAGTAACATGGCAAGGAATGCTGATCCTGACCAACAGACTCTCCGCCCCAATTCGGTGGAGCAGTTTTATTTTCCAAGACCTGGTCAATCTTTGCCAGGCATTCCTCCATTCTTTGGGCCTCCCTCCTCCAGTTTGTATCTTCCTAATGACAATGAAGCTAAATTTGGCAACCAGTTTGAATCAAATCCTTCACAGAATACAGATTGGGACCCGCAGGCTATAGTGAGCAACCTAACCTTCCTTGAGCAGAAGATCAAGCAGGTAAAAGATATTGTGCAGTCCATGAATAATCGAGAGAACCAAGTAGCTGGCGGTTCCAGTGAGCTAGCGGCAAAGCAGCAGCTCATAACCGCTGATCTCACTAGCATTATAATCCAGCTCATATCTACTGCTGGTTCCCTGCTCCCTTCAATGAAGAACCCACTTCTTAGCAGCAATCCGGCAGTCAGGCAGCTTGGCAACACTCTTGGTTCTCCTATGGGCTTTGGCATGAATGCTAATCAGCGACCAAGTGTAGACAGCAAGACTGATATTCCTGACACAGGAAAAACTTCTGATTATGATGAACTGATGAATAGCCTTAATACTGCTCAAGATGAAAGAGATGAGCTGATCAAATGCCCAAATCCTTGTGGTGGGGAAGGGTCTGAACTGACTCCGGTGGAGGACCATGATGTGAAGGAGAgtgatgatggtggtgagggAGAGAATCTTCCTCCTGGTTCATATGTAGTCTTGCAATTGGAAAAGGAGGAGATTTTAGCACCACATACTCATTTCTGCTTGATCTGTGGTAAGGGTTTCAAAAGAGATGCTAATCTAAGGATGCACATGAGAGGCCATGgagatgagtacaagacttcaGCTGCTCTTGCCAAACCCACAAAGGATTCTGGTGCAGATCATGCACCAGTTACAAGGTACTCATGCCCATTTGTGGGTTGCAAACGGAACAAAGAGCACAAGAAGTTCCAGCCTCTCAAAACAATCTTGTGTGTGAAGAACCATTACAAGAGAAGCCACTGTGACAAGAGGTACACCTGCAGCCGTTGCAACACCAAGAAGTTTTCTGTCATCGCCGACTTGAAGACTCATGAGAAGCACTGTGGTCGCGATAAGTGGCTCTGTTCTTGTGGAACAACCTTCTCCAGGAAGGACAAGCTTTTTGGGCATGTTGCGCTTTTCCAAGGCCACACACCTGCGCTCCCCATGGAAGATGTGAAGGTATCAGAAGCATCAGAGCAACCTCAGGACTGTGAGCCATTGAATGAAATGGCGAGGAGCATGGTGTATAGCTTCCCCTCGTCTGATGGTATATCAAACCTCGACATGAAAATGGCTGATGATGTGCGTGGTTATTTCTCGCCGCTGAACTTTGATCCTTGCTTTGGCGCGCTTGACGACTTCACTCGCCCTGGGTTTGACATCTCTGAGAACCCCTTCTCCTTCCTGCCTTCAGGATCTTGTAGTTATGGGCAGCAGAACGGAGATAGCTGA